A single genomic interval of Terriglobus albidus harbors:
- a CDS encoding LacI family DNA-binding transcriptional regulator, translating into MAIRLQDIADDLKLSKMTISKVLRGQTDVSEETKARVLKRVQELNYRPNISARGLRTGQTFTIGLALPSLQDSTSAQIVAGVNEGVRPHGYSVVITSADGDAEREEREVELHLSRQVDALLLCLRGDASDLPQVLETTTVPVVLIGYPPARFNGISVAIRETEVGQIAVQHLLEHRCRRIAYLRGPRTPIGDMRFTGFLEEMRSAELAVKQEWILEPQPGETGYRSGYDAMQRLMAAKTIPDGVMTYNDLQAIGVRDAALEAGLEVPRQLRILGCGNTLPLCETGLTLSSIDLAYRELGKRAAKIALRGIGEKGNGTAQRSVSLSPRIVPRSSTGEWVPTERKKTK; encoded by the coding sequence ATGGCGATCCGTCTTCAAGACATCGCAGACGATCTGAAATTGTCGAAGATGACGATCTCAAAGGTCCTTCGGGGCCAGACAGACGTCAGCGAAGAGACCAAGGCGCGTGTTCTAAAGCGCGTGCAGGAGCTCAACTACCGGCCTAATATCTCGGCGCGCGGTCTGAGGACCGGCCAGACCTTTACTATTGGCCTGGCGCTTCCTTCGCTGCAGGACTCCACCTCGGCACAGATAGTCGCTGGCGTGAACGAGGGGGTACGTCCGCACGGCTATAGTGTCGTGATTACGTCAGCGGATGGCGATGCGGAACGGGAAGAGCGCGAGGTCGAGCTGCATCTTTCCAGGCAGGTTGATGCACTGCTGCTCTGCCTGCGGGGTGATGCTTCCGATTTGCCCCAGGTGCTGGAAACGACAACCGTCCCCGTTGTATTGATCGGATATCCGCCTGCGCGCTTCAACGGGATCAGCGTTGCGATCCGGGAGACTGAAGTTGGGCAGATCGCCGTACAGCACCTGCTGGAGCACCGATGTCGGCGGATCGCCTATCTGCGCGGACCGCGTACTCCCATTGGGGATATGCGGTTCACCGGCTTCCTGGAAGAGATGCGAAGTGCGGAACTTGCCGTGAAACAGGAGTGGATCCTGGAGCCCCAGCCGGGAGAGACCGGCTATCGCAGCGGTTATGACGCCATGCAACGACTCATGGCAGCAAAAACGATTCCGGATGGGGTAATGACTTACAACGACCTGCAGGCGATCGGTGTAAGAGATGCTGCCTTGGAGGCCGGTCTGGAGGTTCCACGGCAGCTACGCATCCTGGGCTGCGGCAATACGCTGCCTCTCTGCGAAACGGGACTTACTCTCTCAAGCATCGATCTTGCTTACCGCGAGCTTGGAAAACGGGCGGCCAAGATTGCCCTGCGCGGCATTGGGGAAAAGGGAAATGGAACGGCGCAGCGCTCGGTCTCTCTTTCTCCGCGCATCGTGCCAAGAAGCTCCACGGGCGAGTGGGTTCCGACGGAAAGGAAAAAGACGAAATGA
- a CDS encoding sensor histidine kinase — MKALRSRSVLWTAATCGAVGLFGFVFGDRLQLAFACVIYLLLTIIVAWQARFRAAVVTAVYATLCLDYFFTEPKRTLRLVSIADFASVTAFASVALLVSHLSNRVRQQAEDLVLQRERQRALHELSAAALLLDWREAYGEHLAWLVERTLNTEGVSIWTAREERTWVAGNIDIPADSLRATFMAGKEYDLTRNGVAIRLLKSGTRNIGVLCIRSQQVDALTVDSVASIISSSLERVRALRSEVTAQSERLSEQLRTSVLDGLAHAFKTPLTTISVASAGLAEVANLPEEQRGELLALIRKEADRLNLITEQVLRTARLEWDKVLTLTCVNLGVLLEETISVLGEQAAGKIEVVQQTPRMTIEADRAVLKIAFEQILENALKYGDPGARVTVSIAVRESAAMISIHNHGSYISPEEQQLVFTKFYRSPTVVHRASGTGIGLSVAQHAVVAHGGTITIKSDEGEGTTFVITLPIQEGEGES; from the coding sequence GTGAAGGCGCTTCGATCGAGATCGGTGCTGTGGACTGCGGCTACTTGCGGCGCGGTTGGATTGTTCGGTTTCGTCTTTGGCGATCGGCTCCAGCTTGCGTTCGCCTGCGTGATCTATCTGTTGCTGACGATCATCGTGGCCTGGCAGGCAAGGTTCCGAGCCGCGGTGGTTACGGCTGTGTACGCAACGTTATGTCTCGACTATTTCTTTACCGAGCCGAAGAGAACGCTTCGACTCGTCTCGATTGCGGATTTCGCATCAGTGACTGCATTTGCTTCAGTAGCGCTGCTCGTGAGCCATCTCTCAAATCGAGTTCGGCAACAGGCAGAAGATCTGGTGCTGCAACGGGAGAGACAGCGAGCGTTGCACGAACTATCCGCGGCCGCTCTTCTTCTGGACTGGCGTGAAGCTTATGGCGAGCATCTGGCATGGTTGGTGGAGCGGACCCTCAATACAGAAGGTGTATCGATCTGGACCGCGCGTGAAGAGCGGACGTGGGTGGCGGGGAATATCGATATTCCTGCAGACTCGCTACGCGCTACGTTTATGGCTGGAAAGGAATATGACCTTACGCGGAATGGAGTTGCGATCCGCCTGCTCAAATCGGGGACGCGGAATATCGGAGTTCTCTGCATCAGGTCGCAACAGGTAGATGCCCTCACCGTGGACTCGGTAGCGTCGATCATCTCGTCTTCACTGGAACGTGTACGGGCACTTAGGAGCGAGGTAACCGCTCAATCAGAGCGCTTGTCGGAGCAGCTTCGTACCTCCGTGCTCGATGGCCTGGCCCATGCGTTTAAAACGCCCTTGACGACGATCTCCGTTGCAAGCGCGGGATTGGCTGAAGTGGCAAACCTTCCTGAGGAGCAGCGCGGCGAACTACTGGCGCTGATCCGCAAGGAAGCTGATCGTCTGAACCTGATCACCGAACAGGTTCTGCGAACGGCGCGCCTGGAGTGGGATAAAGTGCTGACGCTCACCTGCGTGAATCTCGGGGTCCTTCTGGAAGAGACGATCTCTGTCCTTGGAGAGCAGGCAGCCGGCAAGATAGAGGTCGTTCAGCAAACGCCACGCATGACGATCGAAGCTGATCGGGCGGTTCTCAAAATTGCGTTCGAGCAGATCCTTGAAAATGCCCTGAAGTATGGAGATCCGGGAGCGCGTGTGACCGTATCAATCGCAGTCCGGGAAAGCGCGGCGATGATCTCGATTCATAACCACGGCTCTTATATCTCGCCGGAGGAACAGCAGCTCGTCTTTACGAAGTTCTATCGCAGTCCGACCGTAGTACATCGCGCCAGCGGAACAGGGATCGGCCTCTCGGTGGCGCAGCACGCGGTGGTAGCCCATGGCGGGACGATCACGATCAAGAGCGATGAAGGCGAAGGCACGACCTTTGTCATCACATTGCCGATCCAGGAAGGGGAAGGAGAATCATGA
- a CDS encoding response regulator transcription factor, with amino-acid sequence MKRSIMIVEDDESLRLSLSKTLAAMGLEVIQASSGEQALESLSDHPHACDVVLLDLNMPGLGGVATCRRIRESYPLLGIIVLTVRDREDDKIIALDAGADDYVTKPFPLGELFARIRAAFRRAKLIETDREAPIESAEILIDPAQHRVVKRGEPVHLTPKEFDLLHLLMRHLGRPLSHHLLLTSVWGPEYGNEREYLRTYINQLRRKIEDEPARPRYILTENYIGYRFNDLAG; translated from the coding sequence ATGAAGAGATCCATCATGATTGTGGAGGATGATGAATCGTTACGGCTGAGTCTGTCGAAGACTCTTGCGGCGATGGGGCTGGAAGTGATCCAGGCTTCGAGCGGAGAACAGGCTCTTGAGTCCCTCAGCGATCATCCGCATGCGTGTGACGTCGTTCTTCTGGATCTGAATATGCCAGGGCTGGGGGGAGTTGCAACGTGCCGTCGGATACGTGAGTCATATCCCTTGCTCGGCATCATCGTCTTGACGGTGCGTGACCGTGAAGACGATAAGATCATCGCTCTCGATGCAGGAGCGGATGATTATGTGACAAAGCCGTTTCCCCTGGGAGAGCTCTTTGCGCGCATCCGCGCCGCATTTCGCCGGGCCAAGCTGATTGAGACAGACCGCGAGGCTCCCATCGAGAGCGCAGAGATACTGATCGATCCGGCACAGCATCGTGTCGTGAAGCGTGGAGAACCTGTCCACCTCACACCCAAGGAGTTCGATCTTCTCCATCTGTTGATGCGTCACCTGGGGCGTCCGCTTTCGCATCATCTCCTGCTTACGTCCGTCTGGGGGCCGGAATATGGCAACGAGCGAGAGTATCTGCGCACCTACATAAACCAGCTTCGCCGGAAGATCGAAGATGAGCCGGCCCGGCCAAGGTATATCTTGACCGAAAATTACATCGGCTACCGCTTTAACGATCTTGCCGGCTGA
- a CDS encoding TonB-dependent receptor, with protein MNTFGGRNLFGRLARALTALLLAGLLVVAPTHAQSTFGSLIGSVQDSTGAVLPGAIVHVKNLNDNSTRDTTADAGGEFQVLNLNPGTYAVTASSDGFAATTITNITLDARQQLRVDVKLQVDNAQQTVSVEADATTVNTESGTIGDTKKFNQVVQLPMNYRGGNDSPLAALVAVPGVQQDSSGNVSIGGGTSAQIQYSVDGTSTVNIRQNGALNNMNPSSELISEMKVTQFNNNAEFSQMADVTIITKSGANRFHGSAFEYLQNSAFDAKTWGFDSKAHKAYNTFGGSFSGPLRLPHVKPGTDKTFFFADYEGNRRRFTTPLVLSVPTAAMRSGNLNNVPGPAAVDPATGQAFANNQVPSNRLSAVSQSLLNNYVPLPNSGDGSNLTGNYRFQAPTPANINGYDLRIDRTLSDKQQLYGRWSWKNVDSTVTNNLLPTEVHRESNRNLILSHNYTIRPTLLNEARFGLTYYTAVVDFPISGASAVQQLGLQGLNLSDVPNVNAFPTFDFSDGTNFTPIGRDKTGTTRSQTLQFADNLTWVKGSHTMKFGVDFRRVRYTDLESFGGSNDFGAFTFNAATFSGNAFSDLLLGLPSKSYVARSGPDTKLHAYETGLYAQDEWHMTRYITFSAGLRWQALPPFVSENNNLGAFDPSNGGFILPNDGSARQEMLYTINGCPGVNASLPCAPIEKASQKGVGNGLREFYKGNFQPRLGIAYRPFGDSKTVLRAGFGIFTMTSLGQLSFNTTNINVGVVQTTANQQANGQPAFQFPNVNAPLTPQEAAGTGDFYQNVNLHFRDPQAAQWNFTVERQVTDAMGLRVSYVGMNSYRMGQTVDLNQQHASVTPNDYSKRPYPNWARILSSENAGGANYQALQTELNQRMSHGLLLQVNHTWAKNLSNAAGDAPSVFAPEVNYGVPVADRFNLRANRGNVVGTRRNRFLASAIYQLPFGRKRTFFSNMNSFGDALLGGWEISTVSMWQTGPYLTPTTSPSYDTANLNLVFRGAALRPDCIGNPIPSNRSLSNYFNINAFNPIPGAGRIGNCAVGSLVGPGTTAVAGGLSKTFPLRESLRMRFEATFTNLPNHPNFAPPAVNVSAPDSFGQITATQTAENSGNRTGQLALRLDF; from the coding sequence ATGAACACTTTTGGGGGTCGTAACCTATTCGGTCGGCTGGCCCGTGCGCTCACTGCACTCCTGCTGGCAGGCCTGCTTGTTGTCGCGCCGACACACGCCCAATCAACATTCGGTAGCCTCATCGGCTCAGTGCAGGATTCCACCGGAGCTGTGTTACCGGGAGCGATTGTGCATGTCAAAAATCTGAACGACAACTCCACTCGCGATACGACAGCGGACGCAGGGGGCGAGTTTCAGGTGCTCAATCTGAATCCCGGAACTTATGCCGTCACTGCCAGCTCGGATGGCTTCGCCGCAACCACCATCACGAACATCACCCTCGATGCGCGTCAGCAGTTGCGAGTCGATGTGAAGCTGCAGGTCGATAACGCGCAACAGACTGTATCCGTCGAAGCCGACGCCACAACAGTCAACACAGAAAGCGGCACGATCGGCGATACCAAGAAATTTAACCAGGTAGTCCAGCTCCCCATGAACTATCGTGGCGGGAATGACAGCCCGCTGGCGGCCCTCGTCGCCGTCCCCGGTGTCCAGCAGGACAGCAGCGGCAATGTTTCTATTGGCGGCGGAACCTCCGCCCAGATTCAGTACTCGGTTGATGGAACATCAACGGTGAACATTCGCCAGAATGGCGCATTGAACAACATGAATCCTTCCTCAGAGCTCATCAGCGAGATGAAGGTGACCCAGTTCAATAACAATGCCGAGTTCTCGCAGATGGCCGACGTCACCATCATTACCAAATCCGGAGCGAACCGTTTCCATGGCAGTGCGTTCGAATACCTGCAGAACAGCGCCTTCGATGCGAAGACATGGGGATTCGACAGCAAGGCGCACAAGGCTTACAACACCTTCGGCGGCAGCTTCAGCGGACCGCTCCGCCTTCCCCATGTAAAGCCTGGCACCGACAAGACATTCTTCTTTGCGGATTACGAAGGCAACCGTCGCCGTTTCACAACGCCCCTCGTGCTCAGCGTTCCTACAGCCGCGATGCGGTCGGGCAATCTGAATAACGTTCCCGGTCCAGCGGCCGTCGATCCCGCAACTGGACAAGCGTTCGCCAATAATCAGGTTCCGTCTAACCGGCTCAGTGCGGTTTCGCAGTCGCTGCTGAATAACTATGTGCCTCTTCCGAACTCCGGCGATGGTTCCAATCTGACGGGCAACTACCGTTTCCAGGCACCTACTCCCGCGAACATTAATGGATACGATCTCCGCATCGACCGCACACTCTCTGACAAGCAGCAGCTCTACGGCCGTTGGAGCTGGAAGAATGTCGACTCGACGGTGACGAACAATCTGCTTCCCACCGAGGTGCACCGCGAATCGAATCGTAACCTGATCCTCTCGCACAACTACACCATCCGCCCCACGCTCTTGAACGAAGCCCGCTTCGGTTTGACGTATTACACCGCGGTCGTCGACTTCCCGATCAGCGGAGCATCCGCCGTACAGCAACTCGGCCTTCAGGGCCTGAACCTGAGCGATGTGCCGAACGTCAATGCATTTCCGACCTTCGACTTCAGTGACGGTACAAACTTCACACCGATCGGGCGCGACAAGACTGGAACCACGAGATCACAAACACTACAGTTCGCCGACAATCTCACATGGGTGAAGGGCAGCCACACCATGAAGTTCGGTGTCGATTTCCGTCGCGTCCGCTATACCGACCTGGAGAGCTTCGGTGGCTCGAACGACTTTGGCGCCTTCACCTTCAACGCGGCCACCTTCAGCGGAAACGCGTTCTCCGATCTGCTGCTGGGACTTCCCTCGAAGAGCTATGTCGCCCGCTCCGGGCCTGACACTAAGCTGCATGCTTATGAGACTGGTCTCTATGCTCAGGACGAATGGCACATGACGCGCTACATCACCTTCAGCGCCGGTCTCCGTTGGCAGGCATTGCCCCCCTTCGTGAGCGAGAACAATAACCTCGGAGCATTCGATCCATCGAATGGTGGTTTCATTCTCCCTAACGACGGTTCCGCGCGACAGGAGATGCTGTACACCATCAATGGCTGCCCAGGCGTGAACGCGTCTCTCCCCTGCGCTCCAATCGAAAAGGCCAGCCAGAAGGGCGTGGGCAATGGTCTGCGGGAGTTCTACAAAGGGAACTTCCAGCCTCGTCTCGGCATCGCCTATCGTCCCTTCGGCGATAGCAAGACGGTCCTGCGTGCCGGCTTCGGTATCTTTACGATGACAAGCCTCGGACAACTCTCGTTCAACACCACCAATATCAACGTAGGCGTTGTGCAGACGACAGCCAACCAACAAGCAAATGGGCAACCCGCCTTCCAGTTTCCGAATGTGAATGCACCTCTTACTCCCCAGGAGGCAGCAGGCACGGGCGACTTCTATCAGAACGTCAATCTGCACTTCCGCGATCCCCAGGCAGCGCAGTGGAACTTCACCGTCGAGCGTCAGGTCACGGACGCCATGGGGCTTCGTGTCAGCTACGTTGGCATGAACTCCTATCGCATGGGACAGACCGTCGACCTGAACCAGCAGCACGCCAGCGTCACTCCGAACGACTACAGCAAACGGCCTTATCCGAACTGGGCACGCATCCTCTCCAGCGAAAATGCCGGCGGAGCGAACTACCAGGCGCTGCAGACAGAGCTCAACCAACGTATGAGCCATGGCCTGCTCTTACAGGTAAATCACACCTGGGCAAAAAACCTGAGCAACGCCGCGGGCGATGCTCCGTCGGTCTTTGCGCCTGAGGTCAACTATGGCGTTCCTGTGGCCGATCGGTTCAACCTGCGCGCTAATCGGGGTAATGTTGTCGGCACGCGCCGCAACCGTTTCCTCGCTTCCGCGATCTATCAGCTTCCCTTTGGCCGCAAGAGGACATTCTTCAGCAACATGAACTCCTTCGGCGATGCGTTGCTGGGTGGATGGGAGATCAGCACCGTCTCCATGTGGCAGACAGGACCATACCTTACGCCGACCACCAGCCCGAGCTACGACACCGCGAATCTGAATCTGGTCTTTCGTGGAGCCGCACTCCGGCCAGACTGCATCGGGAATCCGATTCCCTCGAACCGTTCGCTCTCCAACTACTTCAATATCAACGCATTCAATCCGATTCCGGGCGCCGGCCGCATTGGAAACTGTGCCGTCGGCAGCCTGGTAGGACCTGGCACGACCGCGGTCGCTGGTGGTCTGTCGAAGACGTTTCCACTCAGAGAGTCGCTCCGGATGCGCTTTGAGGCGACCTTCACCAACCTTCCCAACCATCCCAACTTCGCGCCGCCTGCTGTGAATGTGTCTGCTCCTGATTCGTTTGGACAGATCACCGCAACACAAACGGCCGAGAACTCCGGCAATCGAACCGGACAACTGGCGCTGAGGCTCGATTTCTAA
- a CDS encoding TonB-dependent receptor, whose protein sequence is MSSFVTVVPAFSNIFSRTVLIRLLLPLCLLLGAVHAHAQLDNGSITGTVRDASGAVIPSASVTIRNIATGVTTTLITNQDGVYQALALIPGTYEVEVASPGFGNSKQTGIDVHVKTRAQVDFELKAGSQNDTVEVSAEVLGLQTQSADVGNVVSTTQINDLPLNARRYADLALLEPGIFKNPAVANSAPDRFSSNGNLETQNYFALDGVDNNSGSTNLQEGSVQNVQPPPDAIQEFRLQTRTYSVEFGTSAGAVVNASTKSGTNAFHGSAWEYARNSVFDANSWANNHATPKVAKGNFSQNQFGGTIGGPIRHDRLFFFGDYQGLRSTQQTTVLSVVPSAAMKSGDLSEVAAYNPTGTLPGQIGCIVLKVVNPNCIDPVARRVLALLPDPNNIQSLNNRWDGSSNYRFSYQLPQQVNSFDTRIDQKISERHSIFGRYSFLDQHRQDPPWTSNPTVGNGGFATDYKIRNQGLALGWTTVFSSSAVNQARFGWSRDSAHSDPIGLTLGASAAGDVGLSGVPVSSYAAGLPPMSISGGFRRIGVDLYRPQFQAAQVYQFLDTFTKLKGNHSLMFGYEYHRNTSTFLDLQAPQGYMGFSGLFTNSNGFGFADFLLGNVNQTIYNSALVVHNFLYGNSFFGQDTWRATRNLTITYGTRYELYSPMLNRTNQLSNFNTANGGSLAVASSGGWAQRALINPDKNNFAPRVGFSYQATDKIVLRGGYGVFYQYINRIGSESQLAQNQPFLKFVNDSRTISGSSPVFFLRNGFPGATYANATTPLYIQKTNWQDPNQRTSYVQQMSFGPQIQLPSNMVLETIWVGNFGHKMNRLRNANQGLITGYTGSTPNVVFPYANLNSGTLHAFLEQATNDGNTNYHGLVASLRRPMKNGLAYQFSYTWAHAFSDYADNLTAGSTPQNAYDYAHEYSQSPFDQRHRFVANAQWKLPIGRNGLVLNNGSTASKLVGGWQLNAIVTMEAGNPFNVTATDFTQTGSNHAMYANCLSDGFAGASRDRMAITNAAVLTTNGRYLNPAAFAQPANGTFGTCRPRPYAGPGRHNEDLSLFKQFEFTDARKLELRFEFFNAFNHPNLAAPGTSVATPNTFGKISSVVNNARQVQMAAKFYF, encoded by the coding sequence ATGAGCTCGTTTGTCACTGTGGTCCCCGCATTCTCCAACATCTTTTCCCGGACGGTCCTGATTCGCCTCCTTCTCCCTCTGTGTCTTCTTCTCGGAGCCGTCCACGCACATGCTCAGCTCGACAATGGATCGATTACCGGTACGGTGCGCGACGCCAGCGGCGCGGTGATCCCCAGCGCTTCCGTGACCATCCGTAACATAGCCACCGGCGTCACCACGACGCTGATAACCAACCAGGATGGCGTGTACCAGGCGCTCGCCCTCATTCCTGGAACATATGAAGTTGAGGTTGCGTCCCCCGGCTTCGGTAACTCGAAGCAGACCGGAATCGACGTACACGTCAAGACACGTGCGCAGGTCGATTTTGAGCTGAAGGCAGGCAGCCAGAACGATACGGTGGAGGTCAGCGCCGAGGTTCTTGGCCTGCAGACGCAGTCTGCTGATGTAGGTAACGTGGTCAGCACAACCCAGATCAACGATCTTCCGCTAAACGCCCGCCGTTATGCGGACCTGGCGCTGCTGGAACCAGGCATCTTCAAGAATCCGGCAGTGGCGAATAGTGCGCCAGACCGCTTCAGCTCCAATGGCAACCTGGAAACCCAGAACTACTTTGCCCTGGATGGCGTGGACAACAACTCCGGATCGACCAATCTGCAGGAGGGCTCGGTGCAGAACGTGCAGCCTCCGCCGGATGCGATCCAGGAGTTCCGTCTGCAGACACGTACCTACTCGGTGGAGTTCGGCACTTCTGCCGGAGCGGTGGTGAATGCCTCCACCAAGAGCGGTACCAACGCCTTCCACGGCAGTGCATGGGAATATGCTCGCAACAGCGTCTTCGACGCCAATAGCTGGGCCAACAATCATGCAACACCCAAGGTTGCGAAGGGTAATTTCAGCCAGAATCAGTTCGGTGGAACCATCGGTGGCCCGATTCGTCACGACCGCCTGTTCTTCTTCGGCGACTACCAAGGGCTGCGCAGCACGCAACAGACGACAGTTTTGTCGGTTGTTCCCTCGGCAGCAATGAAATCGGGTGATTTGAGTGAGGTTGCGGCTTACAATCCGACGGGCACCCTTCCGGGACAAATAGGTTGCATCGTTCTTAAAGTGGTCAATCCGAATTGCATTGATCCTGTAGCACGACGCGTTCTTGCGTTACTTCCCGATCCGAATAACATCCAGAGCCTGAATAACAGATGGGACGGTTCGAGCAACTACAGGTTTAGCTATCAGCTTCCCCAGCAGGTGAACTCGTTCGACACGCGCATTGATCAGAAGATCAGCGAGCGTCACTCGATCTTTGGCCGCTACAGTTTTTTGGACCAGCACCGCCAGGATCCGCCGTGGACGTCAAACCCGACGGTCGGCAATGGCGGGTTCGCAACCGACTACAAGATCCGCAATCAGGGGCTTGCACTGGGATGGACGACAGTCTTCTCGTCCTCTGCTGTAAATCAGGCGCGTTTTGGGTGGAGCCGCGACAGTGCGCATAGCGATCCCATTGGACTCACCTTGGGAGCATCGGCTGCAGGCGATGTCGGGCTCTCAGGCGTTCCAGTTTCTTCCTACGCCGCTGGCCTGCCGCCCATGAGTATCTCCGGCGGTTTTCGAAGGATTGGCGTGGATCTGTACCGTCCACAGTTTCAGGCAGCGCAGGTGTATCAGTTCCTGGATACCTTCACCAAGTTGAAGGGGAATCACAGCCTGATGTTTGGCTATGAGTATCACCGCAACACGTCGACCTTCCTCGATCTGCAGGCTCCGCAGGGCTATATGGGTTTCTCTGGTCTGTTTACCAATAGCAATGGATTTGGTTTTGCGGACTTCCTGTTGGGCAATGTGAATCAGACCATCTACAACAGCGCACTGGTCGTCCATAACTTCTTGTATGGCAACTCCTTTTTCGGGCAGGACACCTGGCGTGCAACGCGGAACCTGACCATTACGTATGGAACCCGCTATGAGTTGTATTCGCCGATGCTGAACCGGACCAATCAGCTCTCGAACTTCAACACTGCTAATGGCGGATCACTGGCGGTGGCGAGTAGTGGCGGATGGGCGCAGCGAGCCCTCATCAATCCGGACAAGAACAACTTTGCTCCGCGCGTCGGCTTCAGCTACCAGGCGACCGATAAGATCGTTCTGCGTGGCGGATACGGTGTCTTCTACCAGTACATCAACCGTATCGGCTCTGAGTCGCAGTTAGCTCAAAACCAACCGTTCCTGAAGTTCGTGAACGACTCCCGCACAATCTCCGGAAGCTCGCCGGTCTTCTTCCTGCGGAACGGCTTCCCGGGAGCGACGTATGCCAATGCGACAACGCCGCTCTACATCCAGAAGACAAACTGGCAGGACCCAAATCAGCGCACCAGCTATGTCCAACAGATGAGTTTTGGACCGCAGATTCAGTTGCCCAGCAATATGGTGCTGGAGACCATATGGGTAGGGAACTTCGGACACAAGATGAACCGCCTGCGGAACGCCAACCAGGGGCTGATTACGGGCTATACGGGCTCAACTCCGAACGTGGTCTTTCCCTATGCCAACCTGAACTCCGGCACTCTGCATGCCTTCCTCGAGCAGGCGACCAACGACGGCAACACCAATTATCACGGTCTTGTCGCCAGCCTGCGGCGGCCCATGAAGAATGGTCTGGCGTACCAGTTCAGCTATACCTGGGCGCATGCCTTCAGCGACTATGCGGATAACCTTACTGCCGGTTCCACACCGCAGAACGCTTATGACTATGCGCATGAGTACTCGCAGTCGCCCTTCGACCAGCGTCATCGCTTTGTGGCGAACGCGCAGTGGAAGCTGCCGATCGGACGTAATGGCCTAGTGCTGAACAATGGCTCGACGGCATCCAAGCTGGTCGGTGGCTGGCAGCTCAATGCCATCGTTACGATGGAGGCGGGAAACCCCTTCAACGTGACAGCCACTGACTTTACGCAGACCGGGTCAAATCATGCGATGTATGCTAACTGCCTTTCCGATGGTTTTGCAGGAGCCTCGCGTGACCGCATGGCGATTACAAATGCTGCTGTATTGACAACTAATGGACGCTATTTGAATCCGGCTGCTTTCGCGCAGCCGGCAAACGGGACCTTCGGCACTTGCCGTCCGCGGCCGTATGCGGGGCCTGGGCGTCATAACGAAGATTTGAGCCTCTTCAAGCAATTTGAATTTACAGATGCGCGCAAACTGGAGCTGCGTTTTGAGTTCTTCAACGCATTCAACCATCCAAACCTGGCCGCCCCAGGGACCAGCGTAGCGACCCCGAATACGTTTGGAAAAATCAGCAGTGTGGTGAACAACGCACGCCAGGTACAGATGGCCGCCAAGTTCTACTTCTGA
- a CDS encoding carbohydrate kinase family protein produces the protein MSNTSRKTRTGAAKKFDLVIFGEFFSDMIFYQLRNQPRFGEEVKTDSFLIAPGGGLARAAIAASRLGSATGIVTRVGTDAASLPTWNALMAEGLDVSACEINKDYATALTVSMAYRSNRMMVTHDPINQRLEDLLSSSAVQQKLHRARHVHFACALRRPKQWIPVLKQLREAGITVSADFGWNPDLSPSQIHSIVRHCEFIFPNENEAKAITGAGDAVRALEKLQEWVRVPVIKLGRRGAMLMADGKIYREPALPIAVVDATGAGDAFDGGFLHAFLHGSDWADCLRAGNICGSLSSAYPGGSHGLPDPKEFRHYMAQGSGRSGRVRARSR, from the coding sequence ATGAGCAATACCAGCAGAAAGACGCGCACTGGCGCTGCCAAGAAGTTCGACCTGGTGATCTTTGGCGAGTTCTTTTCCGACATGATCTTCTACCAGTTGCGTAACCAGCCGCGTTTTGGCGAAGAGGTAAAGACCGATAGCTTCCTCATTGCTCCAGGCGGCGGTTTAGCCCGCGCAGCAATTGCCGCCAGCAGGCTCGGCTCTGCCACCGGAATCGTGACTCGCGTTGGAACCGACGCTGCAAGTCTGCCCACATGGAATGCTCTGATGGCGGAAGGACTGGATGTCAGCGCCTGTGAGATTAACAAAGACTATGCCACGGCGTTGACGGTTTCGATGGCCTACCGTTCCAACCGGATGATGGTGACGCATGATCCGATCAATCAGCGGCTGGAAGATCTGCTCTCCAGTTCCGCGGTACAGCAGAAGCTGCATCGCGCGCGGCATGTACACTTCGCCTGCGCGCTACGTCGTCCGAAGCAATGGATCCCGGTGTTGAAGCAGCTGCGAGAAGCCGGCATTACAGTATCCGCCGACTTCGGCTGGAATCCCGATCTGTCGCCCTCGCAAATCCACTCCATCGTGCGTCACTGCGAATTCATCTTTCCCAACGAGAACGAAGCAAAGGCTATTACTGGGGCAGGTGATGCGGTGCGGGCCTTGGAGAAGCTGCAGGAGTGGGTCCGGGTGCCTGTCATCAAACTCGGCCGCCGCGGCGCCATGCTGATGGCCGATGGCAAGATCTATCGGGAACCGGCATTGCCTATCGCAGTGGTGGATGCAACCGGTGCTGGGGATGCATTCGACGGTGGTTTCCTGCATGCCTTTCTTCACGGATCGGACTGGGCCGATTGCCTGCGGGCGGGAAATATCTGCGGAAGCCTGTCGTCGGCCTATCCTGGCGGCTCGCACGGTTTGCCCGATCCGAAGGAGTTTCGCCACTATATGGCGCAGGGGAGCGGCCGTTCGGGGCGAGTAAGAGCGCGAAGCCGATAA